Proteins co-encoded in one Gossypium arboreum isolate Shixiya-1 chromosome 11, ASM2569848v2, whole genome shotgun sequence genomic window:
- the LOC108466971 gene encoding uncharacterized protein LOC108466971 isoform X3 — protein sequence MVNLALSLTNQSSTRKQRDSNARLPVTEFQDATDNSSSFGGTMSGDENDSAISDAEVESALSGGSPFGSLLDGLFQMRKRKLTDHWRRFIHPLMWRFKWLELQLKELKSQASRYDREIVGYDQKRKFEYEKFTIEGLNVKSQPFQCQVQRKKVMKRRKRKRIENMTDLASYMSCHNIYSYYESKKSVIATATLDDDNGKLGTKTDYTNDDFGFIDDLSHLEFSDSDTLSEQILRKIDLLQSQARKLKTRVDKTVNESPRKFSSINMLSSPALTGSRNQPSPTRSGDRALVRSQHTSSQHRSKSHFRVLFRPGSAVSSHGEVTPFPDMIEGSGQHLAGISYENTEDDILIHNQAAKEELQNFQSGLTQQAEESRIPIEKPKTVCTALAPADNPPTNPPVPPNVKLTSTSKSKGPSNKRKRGKRKSGTGKWSRRSSG from the exons ATGGTGAACTTGGCTCTCTCGCTCACCAATCAAAGTTCAACACGGAAACAAAGAGACTCGAATGCCAG GTTACCTGTCACCGAATTTCAGGATGCCACTGATAATTCGAGTTCTTTCGGTGGTACAATGTCTGGGGATGAGAACGACTCTGCAATAAGTGATGCTGAAGTTGAATCAGCATTATCTGGTGGCAGTCCGTTCGGATCTCTGCTTGATGGATTGTTTCAAATGAG GAAGAGAAAGTTGACGGATCATTGGAGGAGGTTTATTCATCCCCTTATGTGGCGATTTAAATGGTTAGAGCTGCAACTTAAGGAACTTAAGTCTCAAGCATCAAGATATGATAGAGAAATTGTGGGATATGATCAGAAAAGGAAGTTTGAATATGAAAAGTTCACAATTGAAGGGCTTAATGTAAAGTCACAACCCTTTCAATGTCAAGTTCAAAGGAAGAAAGTAATGAAGAGGAGGAAAAGAAAACGGATTGAAAATATGACTGATTTAGCATCTTACATGTCATGTCATAACATCTACTCGTATTATG AAAGTAAGAAATCTGTCATTGCTACTGCCACTCTAGATGATGATAATGGTAAATTAG GAACCAAAACAGACTACACCAATGATGACTTTGGATTTATTGATGACTTGTCTCATCTTGAATTCAGTGATTCTGATACTTTGTCAGAACAGATCCTTAGAAAGATTGATCTTCTTCAATCGCAAGCTCGTAAACTAAAGACCAGAGTTGACAAGACGGTGAATGAAAGTCCTCGAAAGTTCTCTTCCATTAATATGTTGAGTTCACCTGCATTAACCGGTTCTAGAAATCAACCTTCTCCAACTCGGAGTGGAGATAGAGCCCTGGTTAGATCTCAACATACTTCATCCCAGCATCGATCTAAGAGTCACTTTAGAGTTCTTTTTAGGCCTGGAAGTGCAGTCTCAAGCCATGGAGAGGTGACACCCTTTCCTGATATGATTGAGGGCTCCGGTCAGCATCTTGCTGGGATTTCTTATGAAAAT ACGGaggatgatattttgatacataaTCAGGCTGCCAAGGAAGAGttgcaaaattttcaaagtggTTTAACTCAGCAGGCAGAGGAATCGCGGATTCCAATTGAAAAGCCTAAGACAGTTTGTACTGCTCTTGCTCCTGCAGATAACCCCCCTACAAACCCTCCTGTTCCACCAAATGTGAAGTTAACTTCTACTTCCAAGTCAAAGGGCCCTAGCAACAAAAGgaagagaggaaaaagaaaatcTGGCACAGGTAAGTGGAGTCGGAGATCCTCAGGTTag
- the LOC108466971 gene encoding uncharacterized protein LOC108466971 isoform X2 — MVNLALSLTNQSSTRKQRDSNASGVEPPKIHEGNQDVDINITECTNSGVDRLPVTEFQDATDNSSSFGGTMSGDENDSAISDAEVESALSGGSPFGSLLDGLFQMRKRKLTDHWRRFIHPLMWRFKWLELQLKELKSQASRYDREIVGYDQKRKFEYEKFTIEGLNVKSQPFQCQVQRKKVMKRRKRKRIENMTDLASYMSCHNIYSYYESKKSVIATATLDDDNGKLGTKTDYTNDDFGFIDDLSHLEFSDSDTLSEQILRKIDLLQSQARKLKTRVDKTVNESPRKFSSINMLSSPALTGSRNQPSPTRSGDRALVRSQHTSSQHRSKSHFRVLFRPGSAVSSHGEVTPFPDMIEGSGQHLAGISYENTEDDILIHNQAAKEELQNFQSGLTQQAEESRIPIEKPKTVCTALAPADNPPTNPPVPPNVKLTSTSKSKGPSNKRKRGKRKSGTGKWSRRSSG, encoded by the exons ATGGTGAACTTGGCTCTCTCGCTCACCAATCAAAGTTCAACACGGAAACAAAGAGACTCGAATGCCAG TGGAGTAGAACCACCAAAGATACACGAAGGAAACCAGGATGTGGACATTAACATAACTGAATGTACAAATTCTGGCGTTGATAGGTTACCTGTCACCGAATTTCAGGATGCCACTGATAATTCGAGTTCTTTCGGTGGTACAATGTCTGGGGATGAGAACGACTCTGCAATAAGTGATGCTGAAGTTGAATCAGCATTATCTGGTGGCAGTCCGTTCGGATCTCTGCTTGATGGATTGTTTCAAATGAG GAAGAGAAAGTTGACGGATCATTGGAGGAGGTTTATTCATCCCCTTATGTGGCGATTTAAATGGTTAGAGCTGCAACTTAAGGAACTTAAGTCTCAAGCATCAAGATATGATAGAGAAATTGTGGGATATGATCAGAAAAGGAAGTTTGAATATGAAAAGTTCACAATTGAAGGGCTTAATGTAAAGTCACAACCCTTTCAATGTCAAGTTCAAAGGAAGAAAGTAATGAAGAGGAGGAAAAGAAAACGGATTGAAAATATGACTGATTTAGCATCTTACATGTCATGTCATAACATCTACTCGTATTATG AAAGTAAGAAATCTGTCATTGCTACTGCCACTCTAGATGATGATAATGGTAAATTAG GAACCAAAACAGACTACACCAATGATGACTTTGGATTTATTGATGACTTGTCTCATCTTGAATTCAGTGATTCTGATACTTTGTCAGAACAGATCCTTAGAAAGATTGATCTTCTTCAATCGCAAGCTCGTAAACTAAAGACCAGAGTTGACAAGACGGTGAATGAAAGTCCTCGAAAGTTCTCTTCCATTAATATGTTGAGTTCACCTGCATTAACCGGTTCTAGAAATCAACCTTCTCCAACTCGGAGTGGAGATAGAGCCCTGGTTAGATCTCAACATACTTCATCCCAGCATCGATCTAAGAGTCACTTTAGAGTTCTTTTTAGGCCTGGAAGTGCAGTCTCAAGCCATGGAGAGGTGACACCCTTTCCTGATATGATTGAGGGCTCCGGTCAGCATCTTGCTGGGATTTCTTATGAAAAT ACGGaggatgatattttgatacataaTCAGGCTGCCAAGGAAGAGttgcaaaattttcaaagtggTTTAACTCAGCAGGCAGAGGAATCGCGGATTCCAATTGAAAAGCCTAAGACAGTTTGTACTGCTCTTGCTCCTGCAGATAACCCCCCTACAAACCCTCCTGTTCCACCAAATGTGAAGTTAACTTCTACTTCCAAGTCAAAGGGCCCTAGCAACAAAAGgaagagaggaaaaagaaaatcTGGCACAGGTAAGTGGAGTCGGAGATCCTCAGGTTag
- the LOC108466971 gene encoding uncharacterized protein LOC108466971 isoform X1, producing the protein MPGVLDLELKNKSKSMTEVFSNNNENGNLPFDSKDKIMHCVSNCEDNGFVEETFSGVEPPKIHEGNQDVDINITECTNSGVDRLPVTEFQDATDNSSSFGGTMSGDENDSAISDAEVESALSGGSPFGSLLDGLFQMRKRKLTDHWRRFIHPLMWRFKWLELQLKELKSQASRYDREIVGYDQKRKFEYEKFTIEGLNVKSQPFQCQVQRKKVMKRRKRKRIENMTDLASYMSCHNIYSYYESKKSVIATATLDDDNGKLGTKTDYTNDDFGFIDDLSHLEFSDSDTLSEQILRKIDLLQSQARKLKTRVDKTVNESPRKFSSINMLSSPALTGSRNQPSPTRSGDRALVRSQHTSSQHRSKSHFRVLFRPGSAVSSHGEVTPFPDMIEGSGQHLAGISYENTEDDILIHNQAAKEELQNFQSGLTQQAEESRIPIEKPKTVCTALAPADNPPTNPPVPPNVKLTSTSKSKGPSNKRKRGKRKSGTGKWSRRSSG; encoded by the exons ATGCCAG GAGTCCTTGACTTGGAGCTAAAAAACAAGTCGAAATCAATGACGGAAGTGTTTTCGAATAATAACGAAAATGGAAACTTGCCCTTTGATTCCAAAGATAAGATTATGCATTGTGTGAGTAATTGTGAGGACAATGGCTTTGTTGAGGAAACCTTCAGTGGAGTAGAACCACCAAAGATACACGAAGGAAACCAGGATGTGGACATTAACATAACTGAATGTACAAATTCTGGCGTTGATAGGTTACCTGTCACCGAATTTCAGGATGCCACTGATAATTCGAGTTCTTTCGGTGGTACAATGTCTGGGGATGAGAACGACTCTGCAATAAGTGATGCTGAAGTTGAATCAGCATTATCTGGTGGCAGTCCGTTCGGATCTCTGCTTGATGGATTGTTTCAAATGAG GAAGAGAAAGTTGACGGATCATTGGAGGAGGTTTATTCATCCCCTTATGTGGCGATTTAAATGGTTAGAGCTGCAACTTAAGGAACTTAAGTCTCAAGCATCAAGATATGATAGAGAAATTGTGGGATATGATCAGAAAAGGAAGTTTGAATATGAAAAGTTCACAATTGAAGGGCTTAATGTAAAGTCACAACCCTTTCAATGTCAAGTTCAAAGGAAGAAAGTAATGAAGAGGAGGAAAAGAAAACGGATTGAAAATATGACTGATTTAGCATCTTACATGTCATGTCATAACATCTACTCGTATTATG AAAGTAAGAAATCTGTCATTGCTACTGCCACTCTAGATGATGATAATGGTAAATTAG GAACCAAAACAGACTACACCAATGATGACTTTGGATTTATTGATGACTTGTCTCATCTTGAATTCAGTGATTCTGATACTTTGTCAGAACAGATCCTTAGAAAGATTGATCTTCTTCAATCGCAAGCTCGTAAACTAAAGACCAGAGTTGACAAGACGGTGAATGAAAGTCCTCGAAAGTTCTCTTCCATTAATATGTTGAGTTCACCTGCATTAACCGGTTCTAGAAATCAACCTTCTCCAACTCGGAGTGGAGATAGAGCCCTGGTTAGATCTCAACATACTTCATCCCAGCATCGATCTAAGAGTCACTTTAGAGTTCTTTTTAGGCCTGGAAGTGCAGTCTCAAGCCATGGAGAGGTGACACCCTTTCCTGATATGATTGAGGGCTCCGGTCAGCATCTTGCTGGGATTTCTTATGAAAAT ACGGaggatgatattttgatacataaTCAGGCTGCCAAGGAAGAGttgcaaaattttcaaagtggTTTAACTCAGCAGGCAGAGGAATCGCGGATTCCAATTGAAAAGCCTAAGACAGTTTGTACTGCTCTTGCTCCTGCAGATAACCCCCCTACAAACCCTCCTGTTCCACCAAATGTGAAGTTAACTTCTACTTCCAAGTCAAAGGGCCCTAGCAACAAAAGgaagagaggaaaaagaaaatcTGGCACAGGTAAGTGGAGTCGGAGATCCTCAGGTTag
- the LOC108466971 gene encoding uncharacterized protein LOC108466971 isoform X4 — protein MSGDENDSAISDAEVESALSGGSPFGSLLDGLFQMRKRKLTDHWRRFIHPLMWRFKWLELQLKELKSQASRYDREIVGYDQKRKFEYEKFTIEGLNVKSQPFQCQVQRKKVMKRRKRKRIENMTDLASYMSCHNIYSYYESKKSVIATATLDDDNGKLGTKTDYTNDDFGFIDDLSHLEFSDSDTLSEQILRKIDLLQSQARKLKTRVDKTVNESPRKFSSINMLSSPALTGSRNQPSPTRSGDRALVRSQHTSSQHRSKSHFRVLFRPGSAVSSHGEVTPFPDMIEGSGQHLAGISYENTEDDILIHNQAAKEELQNFQSGLTQQAEESRIPIEKPKTVCTALAPADNPPTNPPVPPNVKLTSTSKSKGPSNKRKRGKRKSGTGKWSRRSSG, from the exons ATGTCTGGGGATGAGAACGACTCTGCAATAAGTGATGCTGAAGTTGAATCAGCATTATCTGGTGGCAGTCCGTTCGGATCTCTGCTTGATGGATTGTTTCAAATGAG GAAGAGAAAGTTGACGGATCATTGGAGGAGGTTTATTCATCCCCTTATGTGGCGATTTAAATGGTTAGAGCTGCAACTTAAGGAACTTAAGTCTCAAGCATCAAGATATGATAGAGAAATTGTGGGATATGATCAGAAAAGGAAGTTTGAATATGAAAAGTTCACAATTGAAGGGCTTAATGTAAAGTCACAACCCTTTCAATGTCAAGTTCAAAGGAAGAAAGTAATGAAGAGGAGGAAAAGAAAACGGATTGAAAATATGACTGATTTAGCATCTTACATGTCATGTCATAACATCTACTCGTATTATG AAAGTAAGAAATCTGTCATTGCTACTGCCACTCTAGATGATGATAATGGTAAATTAG GAACCAAAACAGACTACACCAATGATGACTTTGGATTTATTGATGACTTGTCTCATCTTGAATTCAGTGATTCTGATACTTTGTCAGAACAGATCCTTAGAAAGATTGATCTTCTTCAATCGCAAGCTCGTAAACTAAAGACCAGAGTTGACAAGACGGTGAATGAAAGTCCTCGAAAGTTCTCTTCCATTAATATGTTGAGTTCACCTGCATTAACCGGTTCTAGAAATCAACCTTCTCCAACTCGGAGTGGAGATAGAGCCCTGGTTAGATCTCAACATACTTCATCCCAGCATCGATCTAAGAGTCACTTTAGAGTTCTTTTTAGGCCTGGAAGTGCAGTCTCAAGCCATGGAGAGGTGACACCCTTTCCTGATATGATTGAGGGCTCCGGTCAGCATCTTGCTGGGATTTCTTATGAAAAT ACGGaggatgatattttgatacataaTCAGGCTGCCAAGGAAGAGttgcaaaattttcaaagtggTTTAACTCAGCAGGCAGAGGAATCGCGGATTCCAATTGAAAAGCCTAAGACAGTTTGTACTGCTCTTGCTCCTGCAGATAACCCCCCTACAAACCCTCCTGTTCCACCAAATGTGAAGTTAACTTCTACTTCCAAGTCAAAGGGCCCTAGCAACAAAAGgaagagaggaaaaagaaaatcTGGCACAGGTAAGTGGAGTCGGAGATCCTCAGGTTag
- the LOC108481698 gene encoding peamaclein-like: MKSIIATLLFVSLVLCSSFIQLSFASPAAAPSPAPPSYCDGKCGERCAKAGMKDRCLKYCGICCQECKCVPSGTYGNKSECPCYRDKKNSKHQPKCP; this comes from the exons atgaagtCTATAATCGCTACTTTGTTGTTTGTTTCCCTAGTTTTGTGTTCATCATTTATTCAACTCTCCTTTGCCTCACCTGCTGCTGCTCCTTCACCTGCTCCTCCAA GTTACTGTGATGGGAAGTGCGGGGAGAGGTGTGCCAAGGCTGGAATGAAAGATCGGTGCTTGAAGTATTGTGGGATATGCTGCCAAGAATGTAAGTGTGTTCCTTCAGGGACCTATGGGAACAAGTCAGAATGCCCTTGCTATCGAGACAAGAAGAACTCCAAACACCAGCCCAAGTGCCCTTGA